A window of the Methanomicrobia archaeon genome harbors these coding sequences:
- a CDS encoding MFS transporter, protein MSSGDTVGNRWFILVGALMLQLCLGAVYAWSVFAAELETDSALGGFGWSVTETQIVFSAALATFALVMVVAGRWQDKLGPRKVALVGAVVLGLGYILSSFNPGNFLWLVLTLGIIAGAGIGIGYVCPIAAIGKWFPDKLGLATGIAVAGFGAGAFFISVLSGTGIDMPGLKIDLIQLLYNYGLAGTLLIWGVVFVAFGGFGALLLKNPPAGWKPAGWEPTVKARSTQVPGDWERADMLKTPQFWMLLVMFIFAASAGLMTIGILKLYGIDSGLPAAAAGTAVGILALFNGAGRIFWGWTSDKIGRTIAMGIMFFLQASMMFALIVLRLGSTEAGLTLAAAWIGLMFGGNFALFPAATREFFGIRNYGGNYAMVFLGYGLAGILGPIVAGQAKDVLGSFDIAFIVCGVLCILAAGLAFITKPPQYSS, encoded by the coding sequence ATGAGTTCTGGTGATACGGTTGGCAACAGATGGTTTATCCTGGTTGGCGCGCTCATGCTCCAATTATGCCTTGGTGCGGTCTACGCGTGGAGTGTCTTCGCCGCTGAGCTGGAGACGGATAGTGCGCTTGGCGGATTTGGCTGGAGCGTAACGGAAACGCAGATCGTGTTCTCAGCTGCACTTGCCACCTTTGCACTCGTCATGGTCGTCGCTGGCAGATGGCAGGATAAGCTCGGGCCGAGAAAAGTGGCACTTGTTGGTGCAGTTGTCCTCGGGCTTGGCTACATACTCTCGAGTTTCAATCCCGGTAATTTCCTCTGGCTTGTACTCACGCTGGGTATTATTGCGGGGGCTGGAATAGGTATCGGTTATGTTTGCCCTATCGCCGCGATTGGCAAATGGTTCCCCGATAAGCTCGGACTGGCGACGGGAATAGCGGTCGCGGGTTTTGGAGCGGGCGCATTCTTCATCTCCGTCCTATCAGGTACGGGTATCGACATGCCGGGATTGAAGATCGATCTCATACAACTACTGTATAATTACGGGCTTGCCGGGACCTTGCTGATCTGGGGTGTGGTCTTCGTCGCTTTTGGCGGTTTCGGTGCTCTCTTGCTGAAGAACCCGCCAGCTGGCTGGAAGCCCGCGGGTTGGGAGCCCACAGTAAAAGCGAGAAGCACTCAGGTACCGGGTGACTGGGAACGAGCCGATATGCTCAAGACGCCTCAGTTCTGGATGCTGCTGGTTATGTTCATCTTCGCGGCTTCTGCTGGGCTCATGACCATTGGCATCTTGAAATTGTACGGTATTGATTCAGGGCTTCCCGCGGCTGCAGCTGGCACTGCCGTTGGTATACTCGCCCTATTCAATGGCGCGGGTAGAATATTCTGGGGCTGGACTTCAGATAAGATCGGAAGAACAATAGCGATGGGGATCATGTTCTTCTTACAGGCGAGTATGATGTTCGCGCTCATCGTATTGCGCCTTGGTTCAACTGAGGCGGGGCTCACCCTGGCGGCGGCCTGGATAGGGCTGATGTTTGGTGGCAATTTCGCCTTATTCCCTGCAGCGACACGGGAGTTCTTTGGGATACGGAACTACGGCGGTAACTACGCAATGGTATTTTTAGGGTATGGTCTAGCAGGCATATTAGGGCCAATCGTTGCAGGACAAGCGAAGGATGTTCTGGGTAGCTTTGATATAGCATTTATCGTCTGTGGCGTGTTGTGCATATTAGCTGCGGGATTAGCGTTCATAACAAAACCGCCGCAGTACTCGAGCTAG